The Streptomyces sp. NBC_01353 genome contains a region encoding:
- a CDS encoding PaaI family thioesterase, with translation MTDPSRDLDLVLARKVLDAQPFSRLVGARITAFGDGAATLEVDLREELQQQNGFAHGGVLSYAADNALTFAAGTALGAAVLTAGFSIQYVRPARGRTLVARASVVHAGRRQAVVRCDLLTVDEGGDETLCAVAQGTVLSANG, from the coding sequence ATGACCGATCCCTCGCGCGACCTCGACCTCGTCCTCGCGCGGAAGGTCCTGGACGCCCAGCCGTTCAGCCGGCTCGTCGGCGCCCGGATCACCGCCTTCGGCGACGGCGCGGCCACGCTCGAGGTCGATCTCCGCGAGGAGCTCCAGCAGCAGAACGGCTTCGCGCACGGCGGTGTGCTCTCGTACGCCGCCGACAACGCGCTCACCTTCGCGGCCGGCACGGCGCTGGGCGCGGCCGTCCTGACCGCCGGCTTCTCCATCCAGTACGTCCGCCCCGCGCGGGGCCGCACGCTCGTCGCACGCGCGAGCGTGGTCCACGCGGGGCGACGGCAGGCGGTGGTCCGCTGCGACCTGCTGACGGTGGACGAGGGGGGCGACGAGACCCTGTGCGCGGTGGCGCAGGGAACGGTCCTCTCCGCGAACGGCTGA
- a CDS encoding histidine kinase: MTRTDRYAWLLPSAMADPPADAPPGRRPRRTVRDWVVDTTLFLLAVLFGMIAADATDQLNSDAVALADQVVGAAACCALWLRRRWPVGLAVALGLVSVVAPLAGGAFLVSLFSLAVRRPFREVAWVGALSLAGTTAQVFVRPDPSTGTVPGILIGFILVLLMTAWGMLVRSRRQLVEALRERARRAEAEAELRAEQAQRLAREAIAREMHDVLAHRLTLLSVHAGALEFRPDAPPEQVARAAGVIRDSAHEALQDLRQIIGVLRAPGEGAEGDRPQPTLATLDALVAESRAAGTKVVLDSTIDDPEAVPASTGRTVYRIAQEGLTNARKHAPGTEVTLTVRGRPGDGLTIDVHNPAPTGPVPHVPGSGQGLIGLTERATLAGGRLDHGPAPGGGFALHAWLPWPS; the protein is encoded by the coding sequence ATGACACGTACGGACCGCTACGCCTGGCTGCTGCCCTCGGCCATGGCCGACCCTCCGGCCGACGCCCCACCCGGCCGCAGGCCGCGCCGCACCGTACGCGACTGGGTCGTCGACACCACCCTGTTCCTCCTCGCGGTCCTCTTCGGCATGATCGCGGCCGACGCCACCGACCAGCTCAACAGCGACGCCGTCGCCCTGGCCGACCAGGTCGTCGGTGCCGCTGCCTGCTGCGCCCTCTGGCTGCGCCGCCGTTGGCCCGTCGGCCTCGCGGTCGCGCTCGGCCTCGTCAGCGTGGTCGCGCCCCTCGCCGGCGGCGCCTTCCTCGTGAGCCTGTTCAGCCTCGCCGTCCGGCGGCCCTTCCGCGAGGTCGCCTGGGTCGGCGCGCTCTCCCTCGCCGGCACCACGGCCCAGGTCTTCGTGCGCCCCGACCCCTCCACCGGGACCGTGCCGGGGATCCTCATCGGCTTCATCCTGGTCCTGCTCATGACCGCATGGGGGATGCTCGTACGATCCCGGCGCCAGCTCGTCGAGGCCCTGCGCGAACGCGCCCGGCGCGCCGAGGCCGAGGCGGAGCTGCGCGCCGAGCAGGCCCAGCGCCTCGCCCGCGAGGCCATCGCCCGCGAGATGCACGACGTCCTCGCCCACCGGCTCACCCTGCTCAGCGTGCACGCCGGAGCGCTGGAGTTCCGGCCCGACGCCCCACCGGAGCAGGTCGCCCGCGCCGCCGGAGTCATCCGGGACAGCGCCCACGAGGCTCTGCAGGACCTCCGGCAGATCATCGGCGTCCTGCGTGCCCCGGGCGAGGGCGCGGAGGGCGACCGGCCGCAGCCCACCCTCGCCACGCTCGACGCGCTGGTCGCCGAGTCCCGCGCGGCCGGCACGAAGGTCGTCCTCGACTCCACGATCGACGATCCGGAGGCGGTCCCCGCCTCCACCGGCCGCACCGTCTACCGGATCGCGCAGGAGGGCCTCACCAACGCCCGCAAGCACGCCCCCGGCACCGAGGTCACCCTCACCGTGCGCGGCCGTCCCGGCGACGGACTGACCATCGACGTCCACAACCCGGCCCCCACCGGGCCCGTCCCGCACGTCCCCGGCTCCGGTCAGGGACTCATCGGCCTCACCGAGCGCGCCACCCTCGCCGGCGGGCGCCTCGACCACGGCCCGGCCCCCGGCGGAGGGTTCGCCCTGCACGCCTGGCTACCGTGGCCCTCATGA
- a CDS encoding dihydrofolate reductase family protein — MGKLSLTQFVTIDGVYQAPGGPDEDPSGGFEHGGWSVPYGDEDFGAFMDEVFQRPAAFLLGRRTYDIFAGYWPKQTDPANPVASKLNSLPKYVASTTLKTADWAGTTILGGDVVKEVAALKDGVDGEMQMHGSGGLAKSLLAADLIDTLHLLVFPVVLGAGLNLFDGARPTAFRNVGTRTTGSGIAISTYELAGRPEYGSYV, encoded by the coding sequence ATGGGCAAGCTCTCCCTCACCCAGTTCGTGACGATCGACGGCGTCTACCAGGCACCCGGCGGGCCCGACGAGGACCCCAGCGGCGGCTTCGAGCACGGCGGCTGGTCCGTCCCGTACGGCGACGAGGACTTCGGCGCCTTCATGGACGAGGTGTTCCAGCGGCCCGCCGCCTTCCTGCTCGGCCGCCGTACGTACGACATCTTCGCGGGCTACTGGCCGAAGCAGACCGACCCCGCCAACCCCGTCGCCTCGAAGCTCAACTCCCTCCCCAAGTACGTCGCCTCCACCACCCTCAAGACGGCCGACTGGGCCGGCACGACCATCCTCGGCGGCGACGTCGTCAAGGAGGTCGCAGCACTGAAGGACGGCGTGGACGGCGAGATGCAGATGCACGGCAGCGGCGGCCTGGCCAAGTCCCTGCTGGCCGCCGACCTCATCGACACGCTCCACCTGCTCGTCTTCCCCGTCGTCCTCGGCGCGGGCCTGAACCTCTTCGACGGCGCCCGGCCCACCGCCTTCCGCAACGTCGGGACCAGGACCACCGGCTCGGGCATCGCCATCAGTACGTACGAGCTGGCGGGCCGCCCCGAGTACGGGAGCTATGTGTAG
- a CDS encoding DMT family transporter, whose protein sequence is MTSIAASVPFRAPRRAWLTDLPVLLVAVVWGASYLAAKGITTTHTVVAVLVLRFAVVLPALVVAGWRGLRALTAAQWRGAGFLGLILSGIFLLETYGVVHTSATNAGLIISLTMIFTPLAEAAVTSIRPPRAFLAAAGLSVAGVVLLTQGGGFTTPSLGDLLMLLAALARTVHVLAMSRIKAVEGADSLSLTTVQLGSAVAVFALLAAAPGTGASPWAVALDFGPREWAGLLFLSVFCTLFAFFVQMWAVRRTSPSRVSLLLGTEPLWAAAAGIAIAGDRPGVLGIAGAVLVLAGTSWGRRAADESGR, encoded by the coding sequence ATGACGTCGATTGCCGCTTCCGTACCCTTTCGCGCCCCGCGCCGCGCCTGGCTCACCGACCTCCCGGTGCTGCTCGTCGCCGTCGTCTGGGGCGCCAGCTACCTCGCGGCCAAGGGCATCACCACCACCCACACGGTCGTCGCCGTCCTGGTCCTGCGGTTCGCCGTCGTCCTGCCCGCCCTCGTCGTCGCCGGATGGCGGGGGCTGCGGGCGCTGACCGCCGCCCAGTGGCGCGGCGCCGGCTTCCTCGGCCTGATCCTCAGCGGGATCTTCCTCCTGGAGACCTACGGAGTCGTCCACACCTCCGCCACCAACGCGGGCCTGATCATCAGCCTCACCATGATCTTCACGCCCCTCGCCGAGGCCGCCGTCACCTCCATCCGCCCGCCCCGCGCCTTCCTGGCCGCCGCCGGGCTCTCGGTGGCCGGCGTGGTGCTGCTGACCCAGGGCGGAGGCTTCACCACCCCGTCCCTCGGCGACCTGCTGATGCTGCTGGCCGCGCTCGCCCGGACCGTGCACGTGCTGGCCATGTCACGGATCAAGGCGGTCGAGGGCGCCGACTCGCTCTCCCTCACCACCGTCCAACTCGGCTCCGCCGTTGCCGTCTTCGCCCTGCTCGCCGCCGCCCCCGGCACCGGCGCGTCCCCCTGGGCGGTGGCGCTCGACTTCGGCCCGCGCGAATGGGCCGGGCTGCTCTTCCTCTCCGTCTTCTGCACGCTCTTCGCCTTCTTCGTGCAGATGTGGGCCGTCCGCCGCACCTCCCCCTCGCGCGTCAGCCTCCTCCTCGGCACGGAACCCCTGTGGGCCGCGGCCGCCGGCATCGCGATCGCCGGTGACCGGCCCGGCGTGCTCGGCATCGCGGGCGCCGTTCTGGTCCTCGCGGGGACGAGTTGGGGCCGCCGAGCCGCAGACGAGAGCGGCCGGTAG
- a CDS encoding cytochrome P450, which produces MSVIELGEWGADFTANPYPYYAKLRESGPVHHIRMPDGWEFWLVVGHEEGRAALADPRLVKSPSVIDFVPVDEEVIGPNLLAVDPPDHTRLRKLVAREFTGRRVEALRPRIQELADELVDAMAPAGRADLVDSFAFPLPMTVICELLGVPVADRDSFRHWSNELVAPAGGTPAREVVEGFGSYLDELIEDKRASGPQDDLLSALIATRAEDGDRLSLPELRAMGYLLLVAGHETTVGLISNTMRALFAHPDQLAELRADFGLLDGVIEEGLRYDGPVETTTFRIAKEPTTVGGTDIPARSAVFVSLAATDRDPNRFPEPDRFDIRREPRGHMAFGHGIHYCLGAPLARLEGTIAIRTLVERFPRLELDPEGAPWEWMPGLLVRGVRRLPVRW; this is translated from the coding sequence ATGTCCGTCATCGAACTGGGGGAGTGGGGCGCGGACTTCACCGCGAATCCGTATCCCTACTACGCGAAGCTCCGCGAGAGCGGTCCCGTCCACCACATCCGTATGCCCGACGGCTGGGAGTTCTGGCTCGTCGTCGGTCACGAGGAGGGGCGGGCGGCGCTCGCCGACCCGCGCCTGGTGAAGTCGCCGTCCGTCATCGACTTCGTCCCGGTCGACGAGGAGGTCATCGGCCCCAACCTGCTCGCCGTGGACCCACCGGACCACACCCGGCTGCGCAAGCTCGTCGCACGGGAGTTCACCGGCCGGCGGGTGGAGGCCCTGCGCCCCCGCATCCAGGAGCTCGCCGACGAACTCGTCGACGCCATGGCCCCGGCCGGCCGCGCCGATCTCGTCGACTCCTTCGCGTTCCCGCTGCCGATGACCGTCATCTGCGAGCTCCTCGGTGTCCCGGTGGCCGACCGGGACTCCTTCCGGCACTGGTCGAACGAGCTGGTCGCGCCGGCCGGCGGAACCCCCGCGCGGGAGGTCGTCGAGGGCTTCGGTTCCTACCTCGACGAGCTCATCGAGGACAAGCGGGCCTCCGGGCCCCAGGACGACCTGCTCTCCGCGCTGATCGCCACGCGCGCCGAGGACGGCGACCGGCTCTCCCTGCCCGAACTACGGGCGATGGGATACCTGTTGCTCGTCGCCGGGCACGAGACCACGGTCGGCCTGATCTCCAACACCATGCGGGCCCTCTTCGCCCACCCCGACCAACTCGCCGAGCTCCGAGCCGACTTCGGGCTGCTCGACGGGGTGATCGAGGAAGGGCTGCGCTACGACGGGCCGGTGGAGACCACCACCTTCCGGATCGCCAAGGAGCCGACCACCGTCGGAGGCACCGACATCCCGGCCCGCTCGGCCGTCTTCGTCTCCCTCGCGGCCACCGACCGCGACCCGAACCGCTTCCCCGAACCGGACCGCTTCGACATCCGCCGCGAACCGCGCGGCCATATGGCCTTCGGGCACGGCATCCACTACTGTCTCGGCGCCCCGCTCGCCCGCCTCGAGGGAACCATCGCGATCCGGACACTCGTGGAGCGTTTCCCGCGGCTGGAACTCGACCCCGAGGGCGCTCCCTGGGAGTGGATGCCCGGTCTGCTCGTCCGCGGTGTGCGCCGCCTTCCCGTCCGGTGGTGA
- a CDS encoding SDR family oxidoreductase has protein sequence MSTMNGKAVLVTGGSRGIGAATALRLAQEGADVAFTYVAGEERANEVAARIEAAGRKALPLRADASDAGDAAGAVEWAADALGRLDVLVNNAGVGVVAPLESLALADVDRVLAVNVRGAFLAAQAAAARMDRGGRIITIGSCMTARVPGPGGTLYAMSKSALIGLNKALARELGGRGITANIVHPGPVDTDMNPADGPYAADQASLTALGRFGTADEVAATVAFLAGPAAEYVTGAEFSVDGGHAA, from the coding sequence ATGTCCACGATGAACGGCAAGGCGGTCCTGGTGACGGGCGGCAGCCGCGGGATCGGCGCCGCCACGGCGCTACGGCTGGCCCAGGAGGGGGCCGATGTGGCCTTCACCTACGTGGCCGGCGAGGAGCGCGCGAACGAGGTCGCCGCGCGGATCGAGGCGGCCGGCCGCAAGGCCCTTCCCCTGCGCGCCGACGCATCGGACGCCGGGGACGCGGCGGGCGCGGTGGAGTGGGCGGCGGACGCCCTCGGTCGGCTCGATGTCCTGGTCAACAACGCCGGGGTCGGGGTGGTCGCCCCGCTGGAGTCGCTGGCTCTGGCGGATGTGGACCGGGTCCTCGCGGTGAACGTACGAGGGGCTTTCCTCGCCGCCCAGGCGGCGGCCGCGCGGATGGACCGGGGCGGGCGGATCATCACGATCGGCTCGTGCATGACGGCGCGCGTACCGGGGCCCGGCGGCACGCTCTACGCGATGAGCAAGTCGGCGCTGATCGGACTGAACAAGGCGCTGGCGCGGGAGCTGGGCGGCCGCGGTATCACCGCGAACATCGTCCACCCGGGGCCGGTCGACACCGACATGAACCCGGCGGACGGCCCGTACGCGGCGGACCAGGCGTCCCTGACGGCCCTGGGCCGCTTCGGCACGGCGGACGAGGTCGCGGCGACGGTGGCGTTCCTGGCGGGCCCGGCCGCGGAGTACGTGACAGGCGCGGAGTTCTCGGTGGACGGCGGCCACGCGGCGTAA
- a CDS encoding response regulator transcription factor: MTIRLLVVDDDPLVRAGLTFMLGGADDIEIVGEGTDGRDVPDLVARLAPDVVLMDIRMPHVDGLTATELLRARPDAPEVVVLTTFHADEQVLRALRAGAAGFVLKDTPPAEIVAAVRRVASGDPVLSPAVTRQLMSHVTGRPEQPRSATAAGRIAELAQREREVAVSVGRGHSNAEIAAALYMSVPTVKTHVSRILAKLGLNNRVQIALLVHDAGLLDENDTA; the protein is encoded by the coding sequence ATGACCATCCGTCTGCTCGTCGTCGACGACGACCCCCTGGTCCGCGCCGGCCTCACCTTCATGCTCGGCGGCGCCGACGACATCGAGATCGTCGGCGAGGGCACCGACGGCCGGGACGTACCCGACCTCGTCGCCCGCCTCGCCCCGGACGTCGTCCTCATGGACATCCGGATGCCGCACGTCGACGGTCTGACCGCCACCGAACTGCTGCGCGCCCGCCCCGACGCCCCCGAGGTCGTGGTCCTCACCACCTTCCACGCCGACGAGCAGGTGCTGCGCGCCCTGCGCGCGGGCGCGGCCGGATTCGTCCTCAAGGACACTCCGCCCGCCGAGATCGTCGCCGCCGTGCGTCGCGTCGCGTCCGGCGACCCCGTGCTCTCCCCGGCCGTCACCCGCCAGCTGATGAGTCACGTCACGGGCCGGCCGGAGCAGCCGAGGAGCGCGACCGCGGCGGGCAGGATCGCCGAACTCGCCCAGCGCGAACGCGAGGTCGCCGTCTCCGTCGGCCGCGGGCACTCCAACGCCGAGATCGCCGCCGCCCTCTACATGAGCGTGCCGACCGTCAAGACCCATGTCTCACGGATTCTCGCCAAACTCGGCCTCAACAACCGTGTCCAGATCGCGCTTCTCGTCCACGACGCCGGCCTCCTCGACGAAAACGACACCGCCTAG
- a CDS encoding Gfo/Idh/MocA family oxidoreductase — protein MRIGLIGTGRIGAFHAGVLARHPEVESLVVADADGTRAAQVAGAIGAGAAPTVDALLDHALDAVVIASATAAHAELIGRAAGAGLPAFCEKPIALDVPGTLGALRAVETAGTELQLGFMRRFDAGYAAAREAVRTGRLGRLHTVRAATSDPAPPPAAYLPLSGGLFRDCLVHDFDILRWVTGREVVEVYATGSDAGPAMFREAGDVDTAAAALTLDDGTLATATATRCNGAGYDVRMELAGERDQIAVGLDDRTPLTSVEPSGPPAPVKPWPGFLERFAPAYEAELDAFVRLVRGEAPNPCDGREALEALRIAEACERSRREHRPVALAEIPS, from the coding sequence ATGCGCATCGGACTGATCGGAACGGGACGTATCGGGGCCTTCCACGCGGGCGTGCTCGCCCGCCATCCGGAGGTCGAATCGCTCGTCGTGGCGGACGCGGACGGTACCCGGGCGGCGCAGGTCGCCGGGGCGATCGGCGCCGGCGCGGCGCCCACCGTCGACGCCCTCCTCGACCACGCCCTCGACGCCGTCGTCATCGCCTCCGCCACCGCCGCCCACGCCGAGCTGATCGGCCGCGCGGCGGGTGCCGGACTGCCCGCCTTCTGCGAGAAGCCCATCGCCCTGGACGTGCCCGGCACGCTCGGCGCGCTGCGGGCGGTCGAGACCGCGGGCACGGAGCTCCAGCTCGGCTTCATGCGCCGCTTCGACGCCGGGTACGCCGCCGCCCGCGAGGCCGTGCGGACGGGCCGGCTCGGCCGCCTGCACACCGTACGGGCGGCCACCTCCGACCCCGCCCCGCCGCCCGCCGCGTATCTGCCGCTCTCCGGCGGTCTCTTCCGGGACTGCCTGGTACACGACTTCGACATACTGCGCTGGGTGACCGGGCGGGAGGTCGTCGAGGTGTACGCCACCGGCTCGGACGCCGGCCCCGCGATGTTCCGCGAGGCGGGCGACGTGGACACCGCGGCGGCGGCGCTCACCCTGGACGACGGCACGCTCGCCACGGCGACGGCGACCCGGTGCAACGGCGCCGGTTACGACGTACGGATGGAGCTGGCGGGCGAGCGGGACCAGATCGCCGTCGGCCTGGACGACCGGACCCCGCTCACCTCGGTGGAGCCCTCGGGACCGCCCGCCCCGGTCAAGCCCTGGCCGGGCTTCCTGGAGCGGTTCGCCCCCGCGTACGAGGCAGAACTGGACGCGTTCGTCAGGCTGGTCCGCGGCGAGGCACCCAATCCGTGCGACGGACGTGAGGCGCTGGAGGCCCTGCGGATCGCGGAGGCCTGCGAGCGCTCACGGCGCGAGCACCGACCGGTCGCGCTCGCCGAGATCCCGTCGTAG
- a CDS encoding GntR family transcriptional regulator produces MDRTSPVPLYYQLAQQLEAAIEQGILTPGSLLGNEIDLATRLGLSRPTVRQAIQSLVDKGLLVRRRGVGTQVVHSQVRRPLELSSLYDDLEAAGQRPATRVLADRIEPATARVAAALGVPEGSDVRYVERLRSAHDEPMAYLRNHLPAGLLDLDPGRLETTGLYRLMRGGGITLHSARQTVGARAATAAEADLLAEEEGAPLLTMERTTFDDTGRAVEFGSHLYRASRYSFEFQLLVRP; encoded by the coding sequence GTGGACCGCACCAGCCCGGTCCCGCTCTACTACCAGCTCGCCCAGCAGCTGGAGGCGGCGATCGAGCAGGGGATCCTGACCCCCGGCAGCCTGCTCGGCAACGAGATCGACCTCGCCACCCGGCTGGGCCTGTCCCGGCCCACCGTCCGCCAGGCCATCCAGTCGCTGGTCGACAAGGGCCTCCTGGTACGCCGGCGTGGCGTCGGCACCCAGGTCGTGCACAGCCAGGTCAGGCGCCCACTGGAGCTCAGCAGCCTCTACGACGACCTGGAGGCGGCCGGCCAGCGCCCCGCCACCCGGGTCCTCGCCGACCGCATCGAACCCGCCACCGCCCGGGTCGCCGCCGCCCTCGGCGTACCGGAGGGCAGTGACGTGCGGTACGTGGAGCGGCTGCGCTCCGCGCACGACGAGCCGATGGCGTACCTGCGCAACCATCTGCCGGCCGGACTCCTCGACCTGGACCCCGGACGACTGGAGACCACCGGCCTCTACCGCCTCATGCGCGGTGGCGGTATCACTCTCCACAGCGCCCGCCAGACCGTGGGTGCCCGGGCCGCCACGGCGGCCGAGGCGGATCTGCTGGCCGAGGAGGAGGGAGCCCCGCTGCTCACCATGGAACGCACCACCTTCGACGACACCGGTCGTGCCGTCGAGTTCGGATCGCACCTCTACCGGGCCTCGCGGTACTCCTTCGAGTTCCAGCTCCTGGTGCGTCCCTAG
- a CDS encoding sugar ABC transporter substrate-binding protein — protein sequence MTRLRTGGVRAAVGAVLAVALTAALAGCSSTGGKRAEDARKAAAAQGKAAVNTPRWTFAMVTHSGDGDTFWDIVQNGAEQAAVKDNINFLYAHSDEAQQQAQLIDSYIAKGVDGLIVTLAKPDAMKAAVEKAVKAGIPVITVNSGSEQSKAFGALTHIGQDETVAGEAVGEELDRRGKKKALCVLHEQGNVGHEQRCAGAKKTFGGDLQNLYVDGTNMPDVQASIEAKLQSDPAIDSVVTLGAPFADAAVQAKKAAGSQAEVDTFDLNAKVASALSAGTLGFAVDQQPYLQGYEAVDLLWLYKYNADVLGGGKPVLTGPQIITKDDAEALKGYAERGTR from the coding sequence GTGACCAGGCTTCGGACAGGAGGGGTACGCGCCGCAGTCGGCGCCGTGCTCGCGGTGGCGCTCACCGCCGCACTCGCCGGGTGCAGCAGCACCGGAGGGAAGCGCGCGGAGGACGCCCGCAAGGCGGCCGCGGCCCAGGGGAAGGCGGCCGTGAACACCCCCCGGTGGACCTTCGCCATGGTGACCCACTCGGGCGACGGCGACACCTTCTGGGACATCGTCCAGAACGGCGCCGAGCAGGCGGCCGTGAAGGACAACATCAACTTCCTCTACGCCCACAGCGACGAGGCGCAGCAGCAGGCGCAGCTCATCGACTCGTACATCGCCAAGGGCGTCGACGGACTCATCGTCACCCTCGCGAAGCCCGACGCGATGAAGGCCGCCGTCGAGAAGGCGGTCAAGGCCGGAATCCCGGTGATCACCGTCAACTCCGGCTCCGAGCAGTCCAAGGCCTTCGGCGCGCTCACCCACATCGGTCAGGACGAGACCGTCGCGGGCGAGGCCGTCGGTGAGGAGCTCGACAGGCGCGGGAAGAAGAAGGCGCTGTGCGTCCTGCACGAGCAGGGCAACGTCGGCCACGAGCAGCGCTGCGCGGGGGCGAAGAAGACCTTCGGCGGCGATCTGCAGAACCTGTACGTCGACGGCACCAACATGCCCGACGTCCAGGCGTCCATCGAGGCCAAGCTCCAGTCCGACCCCGCCATCGATTCCGTCGTCACCCTCGGCGCGCCGTTCGCCGACGCCGCCGTCCAGGCGAAGAAGGCGGCGGGCTCGCAGGCGGAGGTCGACACCTTCGACCTCAACGCGAAGGTCGCCTCCGCGCTCTCCGCGGGCACCCTCGGCTTCGCCGTGGACCAGCAGCCCTACCTCCAGGGCTACGAGGCCGTCGACCTGCTCTGGCTGTACAAGTACAACGCCGACGTCCTCGGCGGCGGCAAGCCGGTCCTCACCGGCCCCCAGATCATCACGAAGGACGACGCCGAGGCGCTGAAGGGCTACGCGGAGCGGGGCACCCGATGA
- the alc gene encoding allantoicase, with amino-acid sequence MSAIPSFTGDASPYGGGDPYADYRTADFPFTQYADLADRRLGAGVIAANDEFFAERENMLKPEAAEFDPEHFGHKGKIMDGWETRRRRGVSAQQPHPTEDDHDWALVRLGAPGVVRGIVVDTAHFRGNYPQAVSVEATSVAGSPSPEELLADDVKWTTLVPRTAIGGHAANGFAVDVEQRFTHLRVNQHPDGGIARLRVYGEVAPDPKWLGVLGTFDLAALENGGQVEDASDRFYSPATNTIQPGRSRKMDDGWETRRRRDKGNDWIRYSLVAESEIRAVEIDTAYLKGNSAGWAALSVAAEGSEDWTEILPRTRLQPDTNHRFVLDTPAIGSRVRIDIYPDGGISRLRLFGSLTDEGSARLTARHQELGG; translated from the coding sequence GTGTCCGCCATACCTTCCTTCACCGGCGACGCCAGCCCCTACGGCGGCGGCGACCCGTACGCCGACTACCGCACGGCGGACTTCCCCTTCACGCAGTACGCGGACCTCGCCGACCGCCGTCTCGGCGCCGGTGTGATCGCCGCCAACGACGAGTTCTTCGCCGAGCGCGAGAACATGCTCAAGCCCGAGGCCGCGGAGTTCGACCCCGAGCACTTCGGTCACAAGGGCAAGATCATGGACGGCTGGGAGACCCGCCGCCGCCGCGGTGTGTCGGCCCAGCAGCCGCACCCGACCGAGGACGACCACGACTGGGCGCTCGTACGCCTCGGTGCCCCCGGCGTCGTACGCGGCATCGTCGTCGACACCGCGCACTTCCGCGGCAACTACCCGCAGGCGGTCTCCGTGGAGGCCACCTCCGTGGCCGGCTCGCCCTCGCCCGAGGAGCTCCTCGCGGACGACGTGAAGTGGACGACCCTCGTCCCGCGCACCGCCATCGGCGGGCACGCCGCCAACGGCTTCGCCGTCGACGTCGAGCAGCGCTTCACCCACCTGCGGGTCAACCAGCACCCCGACGGCGGCATCGCGCGCCTCCGCGTGTACGGAGAGGTCGCCCCGGACCCGAAGTGGCTCGGCGTGCTCGGCACCTTCGACCTCGCCGCGCTCGAGAACGGCGGCCAGGTCGAGGACGCCTCCGACCGCTTCTACTCCCCGGCGACCAACACCATCCAGCCGGGCCGCTCCCGCAAGATGGACGACGGCTGGGAGACGCGCCGCCGCCGCGACAAGGGCAACGACTGGATCCGCTACAGCCTGGTCGCCGAGTCCGAGATCCGCGCGGTCGAGATCGACACCGCGTACCTCAAGGGCAACAGCGCGGGCTGGGCGGCGCTCTCCGTGGCGGCCGAGGGCTCCGAGGACTGGACCGAGATCCTGCCCCGGACCCGCCTGCAGCCCGACACCAACCACCGCTTCGTGCTGGACACTCCGGCGATCGGTTCCCGGGTCCGGATCGACATCTACCCCGACGGCGGCATCTCCCGCCTCCGCCTCTTCGGTTCGCTCACCGACGAGGGCTCGGCGCGCCTGACGGCGCGCCACCAGGAACTGGGCGGGTAA